In Cytobacillus oceanisediminis, the following proteins share a genomic window:
- a CDS encoding histidine kinase yields the protein MKENILICVSNPNHAEALAQRGKKLKEAFQGDGYILSVENRKHEELSFNELQTKYLFESLAEKYGLKMLSKYAEDKKIARVIADVVQEYNITQIILGQAVQTKLERMVKHSLINDLFQLLEGVDIHVVEVSRKVHDPSDDWDKGLPAQIVKKGSDYHLIVGEDHENGIKGIFFKELSSDFSNGFFVIQKDNNHEVLRIHHGVVDSNILGDK from the coding sequence ATGAAGGAAAATATTTTAATATGTGTCAGCAATCCCAATCATGCGGAAGCACTGGCCCAGAGAGGCAAAAAACTGAAGGAAGCATTTCAGGGGGATGGCTATATTCTCTCCGTAGAAAACCGGAAGCACGAAGAGCTTAGCTTTAACGAGCTTCAGACAAAATACTTGTTCGAAAGTTTAGCAGAGAAATACGGGCTGAAGATGCTCTCCAAGTATGCTGAGGACAAAAAAATCGCCAGGGTGATAGCTGATGTGGTTCAGGAGTATAATATTACCCAGATTATCCTTGGGCAGGCTGTTCAAACCAAGCTGGAGCGGATGGTAAAGCATTCGCTGATCAATGATTTATTCCAGCTGCTTGAAGGGGTAGATATACATGTCGTAGAAGTTTCAAGAAAGGTTCATGATCCCTCTGACGACTGGGATAAAGGGCTGCCGGCCCAGATCGTCAAGAAAGGCTCCGATTATCATCTAATCGTTGGAGAAGATCATGAAAATGGAATAAAGGGCATCTTTTTTAAAGAATTATCCTCCGACTTCTCGAACGGATTTTTTGTTATACAAAAAGATAATAATCATGAAGTGCTCCGTATCCACCATGGTGTTGTAGATAGTAATATATTGGGAGATAAATAA
- a CDS encoding amino acid ABC transporter ATP-binding protein: MINIKDLHKQFDQLKVLKGINLEVKKGKVVVVIGPSGSGKTTLLRCLNVLEQPTSGLLAIGDQVLDFSQQVLKRQIPPFRRLTGMVFQNYNLFPHMTALENVMEGPVTVKGESKETAKEKGEMLLRKVGLADKTAYYPFQLSGGQQQRVGIARALAMEPKVMLFDEPTSALDPELVGEVLKVMKDLAAEGMTMVAVTHEMRFAREAADEVIFMDGGIVVERGKPEQIFSSPKEVRTSQFLNLIQ, from the coding sequence ATGATTAATATTAAGGATTTGCATAAGCAATTTGATCAGCTGAAAGTACTGAAAGGAATTAATTTGGAAGTGAAGAAAGGAAAAGTGGTTGTAGTGATTGGGCCATCCGGCTCCGGAAAAACGACCTTGCTGCGGTGCTTAAATGTACTGGAGCAGCCTACTTCAGGCCTGCTTGCCATTGGCGATCAAGTCCTCGACTTTTCTCAGCAGGTCTTGAAAAGGCAAATACCTCCCTTCAGGCGCCTTACGGGAATGGTTTTTCAGAACTATAACTTATTTCCTCATATGACTGCACTCGAAAATGTCATGGAGGGGCCGGTTACAGTGAAAGGCGAATCAAAGGAAACGGCAAAGGAAAAGGGGGAAATGCTTTTAAGAAAAGTTGGTTTAGCGGATAAAACTGCCTATTATCCTTTTCAGCTTTCAGGCGGCCAGCAGCAGCGGGTAGGGATTGCACGGGCTCTTGCAATGGAGCCAAAGGTTATGCTATTTGATGAGCCTACTTCGGCACTGGACCCTGAACTAGTTGGAGAAGTGCTGAAGGTGATGAAGGATCTGGCCGCTGAAGGTATGACAATGGTGGCCGTTACTCATGAGATGAGATTTGCCAGGGAAGCAGCGGATGAAGTCATTTTCATGGACGGCGGTATTGTCGTGGAACGCGGCAAACCTGAACAGATATTCTCCAGTCCAAAAGAAGTGCGCACTAGCCAGTTCCTGAATTTAATTCAATAA
- a CDS encoding amino acid ABC transporter permease: protein MYLSSIFTNPERIERLIEIGKNSFQPLLEGAIVYTIPLTLISFICGLALAIFTALARISGNKALETIARIYVSAIRGTPLLVQLFIIFYGLPTVGVIIDPFPSAIIGFSLNVGAYASEIIRAAILSIPKGQWEAGYSIGMSYSQTLKRIILPQASRVSIPPLSNSFISLVKDTSLASMILVTEMFRRAQEIAATNYEFLLLYTQAAFIYWVICFMLSIVQGRLERRLDRYISS, encoded by the coding sequence ATGTACTTAAGTAGTATTTTTACCAACCCGGAAAGGATCGAAAGACTTATAGAAATTGGTAAGAATTCATTCCAGCCATTGCTGGAGGGTGCCATTGTTTATACCATCCCATTAACACTGATTTCATTTATATGCGGGCTGGCATTGGCAATATTTACGGCACTTGCCCGCATTTCGGGAAATAAGGCACTGGAGACGATAGCCAGAATTTATGTATCAGCAATAAGGGGCACGCCGCTTCTTGTGCAGCTGTTCATCATTTTTTACGGGCTTCCGACGGTTGGTGTCATTATAGATCCTTTCCCTTCAGCGATCATAGGATTTTCGCTGAATGTAGGGGCGTATGCCTCTGAAATTATCCGGGCTGCCATCCTTTCGATCCCAAAAGGACAATGGGAAGCGGGATATTCCATAGGCATGTCTTATTCGCAGACGCTTAAGAGGATTATCCTTCCGCAGGCATCCAGAGTATCGATACCGCCGCTATCCAATTCATTCATCAGTCTTGTAAAAGATACCTCTCTGGCTTCCATGATTCTGGTTACAGAGATGTTCCGAAGAGCACAGGAAATAGCCGCAACTAATTATGAATTTTTGCTTCTATATACGCAGGCTGCCTTCATATATTGGGTGATTTGCTTTATGCTCTCAATCGTGCAGGGAAGGCTTGAACGCCGTCTGGACCGATATATTTCTTCATGA
- a CDS encoding amino acid ABC transporter substrate-binding protein, which yields MKNTFFSAVLICLVLIISGCGTNKANPDNQDQPASEEQGQDLWAKVQDEGKLLIGTEGTYPPFTFHDDKGELTGFDVEISKEVAKRLGVKPEFLETQWDAMFAGLDSKRFDMIANQVGIRPDRQEKYDFSDPYISSAAVLITHESNNSVSSFEDIEGLKAAQSMTSNYADLAKSYGAEIVGVDGFNQAIELINSKRADVTLNDNLSFLDFKKHKPDAPVKIADESEDASQSGLMFRMGSDTLVDEVNKALTEMMEDGTYLKISEKWFGEDVLK from the coding sequence ATGAAAAATACTTTTTTTAGTGCTGTTCTAATCTGTTTAGTTTTAATCATTTCAGGGTGCGGAACGAATAAAGCAAACCCGGACAATCAGGATCAGCCTGCGTCAGAAGAGCAGGGGCAGGATTTATGGGCAAAAGTGCAGGATGAGGGAAAGCTGTTAATAGGAACGGAAGGCACTTATCCGCCATTCACGTTCCATGACGATAAAGGTGAGCTTACCGGTTTTGATGTGGAAATCTCAAAGGAAGTGGCCAAAAGGCTTGGTGTGAAGCCGGAATTTCTGGAAACACAATGGGATGCCATGTTCGCCGGATTGGATTCAAAACGATTTGATATGATCGCAAACCAGGTGGGGATTCGCCCTGATCGCCAGGAGAAATACGATTTTTCGGATCCTTATATTTCTTCTGCAGCTGTTTTGATTACACATGAATCCAATAATTCAGTTTCAAGCTTTGAAGACATAGAGGGTTTGAAAGCCGCACAGTCCATGACAAGCAATTATGCTGATCTGGCAAAGTCTTATGGGGCAGAAATTGTAGGAGTAGACGGATTTAACCAGGCGATTGAGCTGATTAATTCAAAGCGTGCAGATGTTACACTCAACGATAATTTGTCTTTTTTGGATTTTAAAAAACATAAGCCTGATGCTCCAGTCAAAATCGCAGATGAATCCGAAGATGCTTCTCAAAGCGGCCTAATGTTCAGAATGGGAAGCGATACATTGGTTGATGAAGTCAATAAAGCATTGACCGAAATGATGGAAGATGGCACTTACTTGAAAATTTCAGAAAAATGGTTTGGCGAAGATGTACTTAAGTAG
- a CDS encoding DUF2935 domain-containing protein yields MNEIGLTPWEEHAFWLEILEDHAIFVRDHLSSTESRYVKRADEYRQAFRNLRNRLNQLSPSAEANSQEAIAMAMEIWPIANGYFQFEGKLQNLRINNFINLNLSPTYFNGTLSENQEYLRLLSYYAKGLTPPQQSLFDLLDLWLEDQLGHIILLRNSIDPIEVFVDEQAEIYTRIFQGFMVQNRHMKGYLRFTQPGFPRQQEMARDVGLAVIEMNEYIKGIVQKYAGKRILNKTTLRFLEHHFPEACYLIKKLSYYAPELAEEASKCSLKKPSYS; encoded by the coding sequence ATGAATGAAATAGGATTGACGCCTTGGGAGGAGCATGCCTTTTGGCTGGAGATTCTTGAAGACCATGCGATTTTTGTCAGGGACCATCTTTCTTCAACAGAAAGCAGGTACGTAAAAAGAGCGGATGAATACAGACAAGCCTTCCGTAATCTTAGGAATAGGCTTAATCAGTTATCTCCGTCTGCAGAAGCGAACTCACAGGAGGCAATCGCCATGGCCATGGAGATATGGCCAATTGCAAACGGCTATTTTCAATTTGAAGGAAAGCTTCAGAATCTGAGAATCAATAATTTTATCAATCTAAATCTTTCGCCAACTTATTTTAACGGCACATTAAGTGAAAATCAGGAATATTTGCGTCTGCTGTCCTATTATGCAAAAGGACTCACACCGCCACAGCAATCCCTTTTTGATTTGCTGGATTTGTGGCTGGAGGATCAGCTGGGACACATCATTCTTCTGAGAAATTCAATCGATCCAATTGAGGTATTTGTAGATGAACAGGCAGAAATTTATACCCGGATTTTTCAGGGTTTTATGGTGCAGAATCGACATATGAAAGGATATCTCCGGTTTACGCAGCCAGGGTTTCCGCGCCAGCAGGAAATGGCCCGGGATGTAGGGCTGGCTGTGATTGAAATGAATGAATACATTAAGGGAATAGTCCAGAAATACGCCGGCAAAAGGATTCTCAATAAAACAACCCTGAGATTTCTCGAACATCATTTCCCTGAAGCCTGCTATTTAATTAAAAAGCTCAGCTACTATGCTCCTGAACTGGCGGAAGAAGCTTCTAAATGTTCTTTGAAAAAACCATCTTATTCTTAG
- the def gene encoding peptide deformylase, whose amino-acid sequence MSKFNADTIITMKDIVREGDPILREVTKEVTVPLTEEDRGTLIAMMQYLKNSQDPAFAKKYGLRPGIGLSANQIGLNKRMFTAYFTNGKAEPQEYFVINPKIISHSVGVIFLPEGEGCLSVDRDVKGYVPRYERIKVKAHNLDGEEVTLRFKGIPAIIMQHEIDHLNGIMFYDRIDKNDPFRVPENSVMENF is encoded by the coding sequence ATGAGTAAATTTAATGCTGATACGATCATTACTATGAAAGATATTGTGCGGGAAGGGGATCCCATCCTGCGAGAGGTAACAAAAGAAGTCACAGTGCCTTTAACTGAAGAAGATCGCGGAACGCTGATTGCGATGATGCAGTATTTGAAGAACAGTCAGGATCCTGCATTTGCAAAGAAATACGGCTTGCGTCCGGGCATTGGGCTATCTGCCAACCAAATTGGCCTTAACAAACGCATGTTTACCGCCTATTTTACCAATGGAAAAGCTGAGCCTCAGGAGTATTTCGTAATTAATCCGAAAATCATCAGCCACTCTGTCGGTGTCATTTTCCTGCCGGAGGGTGAGGGCTGCCTGTCTGTAGACCGTGACGTAAAAGGGTATGTGCCCCGTTATGAGCGCATTAAGGTAAAAGCCCATAATCTTGATGGCGAAGAAGTGACACTCCGGTTCAAGGGTATCCCGGCTATCATTATGCAGCATGAAATCGACCATCTGAACGGAATAATGTTTTATGATCGAATTGATAAAAATGATCCATTCAGAGTTCCGGAAAACTCGGTTATGGAGAACTTTTAG
- a CDS encoding helix-turn-helix transcriptional regulator yields the protein MKNKIKEIRKKLGITQKRLAQECSVARQTINCIENNKYDPTLELAFKISKTLKVKVDELFIYE from the coding sequence ATGAAAAATAAAATAAAGGAAATACGAAAAAAGCTGGGAATAACGCAGAAAAGGCTTGCTCAAGAATGCAGTGTGGCCAGGCAGACAATCAATTGCATAGAAAATAATAAATATGATCCCACACTGGAGCTCGCTTTTAAAATTTCTAAAACATTAAAAGTAAAGGTAGATGAATTGTTTATTTATGAGTAA
- a CDS encoding potassium/proton antiporter, giving the protein MAEFIWHTDALILLAAILFIIGVMTTKFSARLGVPALVLFIAVGMGLGQFIYFDNARIAQMIGVLAFIIILFEGGLQTNWKTARTVIAPSLSLATLGVVITTGLVAVAAKFILGVDWPVAVLFGAIVGSTDAAAVFAVLKGQNIKPRISATLEAESGSNDPMAVFLTVAMIELIMTPGSGIFSLVSSFFIQMGVGAIAGLLFGKFAIWSLNKINLDSSGLYPVFATGFAMLTYGITAYLGGSGLLAVYVAGIMIGNADIAYRHSVFRFTEGFAWMMQIAMFVILGLLVFPNELFQSDILLKGLALSALLIFVARPAAVFLTTIKMGFSMKELVFLSWAGLKGAVPIVLATFPLLSGVEGSHEIFNVVFFVVLTSALIQGSTITLLAEKLGLTGPEKATPMHSLELVSLGKADAEMIEFEIEEDAFIIGQNLMEIPFPEGALVNAIIRKDELITPTGNTQIEQGDFLYILTKRKYKRELKLLLKKKKTAETLVEAEA; this is encoded by the coding sequence TTGGCTGAATTTATTTGGCACACAGATGCACTCATCCTATTGGCTGCTATTCTTTTTATTATTGGTGTTATGACAACTAAATTTTCTGCAAGGCTTGGCGTGCCTGCTCTTGTTCTCTTTATCGCAGTCGGGATGGGATTGGGGCAATTCATTTATTTTGATAATGCGAGAATTGCGCAGATGATTGGGGTTTTGGCCTTTATCATTATTTTGTTTGAAGGAGGACTGCAGACGAACTGGAAAACAGCTCGGACAGTCATTGCACCTTCCTTATCATTGGCAACCTTAGGTGTTGTGATTACCACCGGGCTTGTTGCCGTGGCGGCAAAGTTTATTCTCGGGGTAGATTGGCCTGTGGCGGTGCTTTTTGGTGCGATTGTCGGTTCGACTGATGCAGCTGCCGTTTTTGCTGTATTAAAAGGGCAAAATATAAAGCCCAGGATTTCCGCAACACTGGAAGCCGAGTCTGGCTCCAATGATCCCATGGCAGTGTTCCTGACAGTTGCCATGATTGAGCTGATCATGACTCCCGGCTCCGGCATTTTCTCACTTGTTAGTTCCTTCTTTATCCAAATGGGAGTGGGAGCTATAGCCGGTCTCTTGTTTGGCAAATTCGCAATATGGTCATTGAATAAAATTAACTTGGATTCAAGCGGGCTTTATCCTGTGTTTGCAACTGGATTTGCCATGCTGACATATGGAATAACTGCTTATCTGGGAGGCAGCGGTCTTCTTGCTGTATATGTGGCGGGTATTATGATAGGGAACGCAGACATTGCCTATCGCCACTCTGTTTTCCGTTTTACGGAAGGTTTTGCCTGGATGATGCAAATTGCGATGTTCGTTATTTTAGGTCTTCTGGTCTTTCCGAATGAACTTTTCCAATCTGATATTTTGCTAAAAGGCCTGGCTCTTTCAGCACTTCTCATATTTGTTGCCAGACCTGCTGCTGTGTTTCTAACCACCATTAAGATGGGTTTTTCGATGAAAGAACTGGTCTTCTTATCTTGGGCAGGATTAAAAGGAGCTGTGCCAATCGTTCTGGCCACTTTCCCGCTGTTATCCGGTGTGGAAGGAAGTCACGAAATTTTCAATGTTGTCTTTTTCGTTGTCCTGACCAGCGCTCTTATCCAGGGATCAACGATTACATTGTTAGCCGAAAAGCTCGGTCTGACCGGGCCAGAGAAGGCTACTCCCATGCATTCCCTGGAATTGGTTTCCCTTGGAAAAGCAGATGCTGAAATGATTGAATTCGAAATAGAAGAAGATGCCTTCATTATCGGGCAAAATCTGATGGAGATCCCTTTTCCTGAAGGCGCACTCGTCAATGCAATCATACGTAAAGATGAGTTAATTACTCCAACAGGCAACACCCAAATTGAGCAGGGAGATTTTCTTTACATCCTTACTAAGAGAAAATATAAAAGAGAGCTCAAGCTGCTGCTGAAAAAGAAAAAAACAGCTGAAACTTTGGTAGAAGCAGAAGCGTAG
- a CDS encoding GNAT family N-acetyltransferase translates to MKTTTVNGKTINAGMPELCDKKRAEAELKKIKSDIKIVQISKDYETAAKELILKGFQERFGFIDHSLNPDLNCLTDTYNAEGALFLAGLIENELVCTGAITNEGKGECRLQRMSVKKEFRGQGIAGMMVRQLEDRAKAAGYRKVVLETNMAWDSAVNLYKRYGYKEYKTEDEMIHLSKEI, encoded by the coding sequence ATGAAAACCACAACTGTCAATGGAAAAACAATTAATGCCGGTATGCCTGAGCTATGCGATAAAAAAAGGGCTGAGGCTGAGCTGAAAAAGATTAAATCGGATATTAAGATTGTACAGATCTCAAAGGATTACGAGACTGCTGCAAAAGAATTAATACTGAAAGGATTCCAGGAACGCTTTGGGTTTATTGACCATTCGTTAAATCCTGATTTGAATTGCCTTACAGACACGTATAACGCTGAAGGTGCCCTTTTTCTGGCAGGTTTGATTGAAAATGAACTGGTGTGTACGGGTGCAATTACCAATGAAGGCAAAGGGGAATGCAGGCTGCAGCGAATGTCTGTAAAAAAGGAATTCCGGGGTCAGGGCATTGCCGGAATGATGGTACGGCAACTGGAGGATCGCGCCAAAGCAGCCGGTTATAGAAAGGTTGTTCTCGAAACAAATATGGCCTGGGATAGTGCAGTGAACCTCTACAAACGCTACGGATATAAGGAGTATAAAACGGAAGATGAGATGATTCATCTATCTAAAGAAATTTAG